Proteins encoded together in one Quercus lobata isolate SW786 chromosome 3, ValleyOak3.0 Primary Assembly, whole genome shotgun sequence window:
- the LOC115978946 gene encoding uncharacterized protein LOC115978946 isoform X1, with protein sequence MKEIESGGGKGRDEEQDGMSVHSPCKAPPSSASSLPKEQSQVELELRLLEALEIYPPFKLQGIHRHFVLFGLMEFLRKSFDRPFSSDEVLQLLDRFYNLELLKPDDEDVELLNHEEDFCLPQSYFIKEES encoded by the exons atgaaagaaattgagAGTGGAGGAGGGAAAGGAAGGGACGAAGAGCAAGACGGAATGTCCGTACACTCTCCTTGCAAAGCTCCTCCTTCCTCTGCTTCTTCTCTCCCCAAG GAGCAATCGCAGGTGGAATTGGAGCTTAGGCTGTTGGAAGCTCTCGAAATTTACCCACCTTTTAAACTACAAG GGATACATCGTCACTTTGTCCTCTTTGGTTTGATGGAATTTCTTCGGAAAAG CTTTGATCGACCATTTTCTTCAGATGAGGTCCTGCAGTTACTGGATCGTTTCTACAACTTAGAATTGCTg AAACCAGATGATGAAGATGTGGAACTCCTGAATCACGAGGAAGATTTTTGCTTGCCTCAAAGTTATTTCATCAAGGAAGAGTCGTAA
- the LOC115978946 gene encoding uncharacterized protein LOC115978946 isoform X2, which produces MKEIESGGGKGRDEEQDGMSVHSPCKAPPSSASSLPKVELELRLLEALEIYPPFKLQGIHRHFVLFGLMEFLRKSFDRPFSSDEVLQLLDRFYNLELLKPDDEDVELLNHEEDFCLPQSYFIKEES; this is translated from the exons atgaaagaaattgagAGTGGAGGAGGGAAAGGAAGGGACGAAGAGCAAGACGGAATGTCCGTACACTCTCCTTGCAAAGCTCCTCCTTCCTCTGCTTCTTCTCTCCCCAAG GTGGAATTGGAGCTTAGGCTGTTGGAAGCTCTCGAAATTTACCCACCTTTTAAACTACAAG GGATACATCGTCACTTTGTCCTCTTTGGTTTGATGGAATTTCTTCGGAAAAG CTTTGATCGACCATTTTCTTCAGATGAGGTCCTGCAGTTACTGGATCGTTTCTACAACTTAGAATTGCTg AAACCAGATGATGAAGATGTGGAACTCCTGAATCACGAGGAAGATTTTTGCTTGCCTCAAAGTTATTTCATCAAGGAAGAGTCGTAA